The Fimbriimonas ginsengisoli Gsoil 348 genome window below encodes:
- a CDS encoding DMT family transporter — MRFGRADALLTVITMVWGGTFLVAKLALAHIGPFGFLATRFTIGAVVLAAFTHRRLRGLTKLELQAGIATGLAVFAAYGLQTVGLGYTTSSKSAFLTAMYVPLVPILQLALFGRRPSLAAGIGATVSFVGLGLLSLKPGAGFALGLGEWLTLASAVACAIQILLISKHAEQADPIRLGVVQLAFVAALSLMTMPFVGEVLPSFSPSLIAVSVGMGVLGTAFALAGMNWAQRTVPATRAALLYAMEPIWAGLVGAAVGEELTKSALAGSFLIIAGTVIAEVKLRDLGWLGGLRARVGLGKRGPAHRGRTESLLEDPL; from the coding sequence GTGAGGTTCGGACGGGCTGACGCCCTTTTGACCGTGATCACCATGGTTTGGGGAGGCACGTTTCTCGTTGCCAAGCTCGCCCTCGCGCACATCGGACCGTTTGGCTTTTTGGCGACCCGGTTCACCATCGGCGCGGTCGTCCTTGCCGCCTTTACTCATCGGCGACTCCGGGGGCTGACGAAGCTAGAGCTGCAAGCGGGGATCGCCACCGGCCTGGCGGTGTTCGCCGCGTATGGCCTTCAGACGGTCGGGCTGGGGTACACGACGAGCAGCAAGTCGGCGTTCTTGACCGCGATGTACGTGCCGCTCGTACCGATATTGCAGCTTGCCCTCTTCGGCCGGCGGCCTTCGTTAGCGGCGGGCATCGGAGCGACGGTGTCGTTCGTCGGGCTGGGGCTCCTCTCGTTGAAGCCGGGCGCCGGCTTTGCGCTGGGGCTCGGGGAATGGCTCACGCTGGCGAGCGCGGTTGCCTGCGCGATTCAAATTCTGCTGATCAGCAAACACGCGGAGCAGGCGGACCCGATCCGGTTAGGGGTCGTGCAGCTCGCTTTTGTGGCGGCGCTCTCTTTGATGACGATGCCGTTCGTCGGCGAGGTTTTGCCTTCGTTCTCGCCGTCGCTGATCGCCGTGTCCGTCGGGATGGGGGTGCTTGGAACGGCGTTCGCGCTTGCCGGGATGAACTGGGCTCAGAGGACCGTGCCGGCGACACGGGCCGCGCTTTTGTACGCGATGGAGCCGATCTGGGCGGGGCTCGTGGGAGCGGCGGTTGGCGAGGAGCTTACGAAGTCGGCCCTCGCCGGCTCGTTCCTGATCATCGCGGGAACGGTGATCGCGGAGGTGAAGCTTCGCGATCTTGGATGGCTTGGCGGATTGCGCGCTAGA